The Flavobacterium faecale genome has a segment encoding these proteins:
- the pyk gene encoding pyruvate kinase has product MSTNKKTKIVATLGPATSTREIIKDMIDAGVNVFRINFSHADYEGVKEKINIIRSLNEEFGYSTAILGDLQGPKLRVGIMEDGVVVNDGDLITFTTAEEVIGTAERVFMKYKNFPNDVNQGERILLDDGKLIFEIVSTDKKTEVVARVIQGGELKSKKGVNLPNTKISLPALTEKDIADAIFAIGQKVDWIALSFVKTPQDLKDLQDLIAEHSDVKIPIIAKIEMPEALENMDKIVAYCDALMVARGDLGVELPAHEVPLVQKDLIRRAKMARIPVIVATQMMETMITSLTPTRAEVNDVANSVMDGADAVMLSGETAAGNYPVQVIQKMTQILEAVENSPLIQVPQNTPQIRTKRFITKTICRQAALIANTIGAKAICTMTNSGYTAFQVSAWRPNAHILVFTPNRRILTQLSLLWGVRTFYYDQDNSTDDTVTDVNNIVKASGLVEQGDFLINLAAMPIKEKGMVNTLRVSEIE; this is encoded by the coding sequence ATGAGTACAAACAAAAAAACCAAAATTGTAGCTACCCTTGGGCCAGCAACAAGTACAAGAGAGATCATCAAGGATATGATTGATGCTGGAGTAAATGTCTTCAGAATTAATTTTTCTCATGCAGACTATGAAGGTGTGAAAGAGAAAATAAATATCATTAGAAGTCTTAATGAAGAATTTGGTTATTCAACTGCAATTTTAGGAGATTTACAAGGACCAAAACTTCGTGTGGGAATCATGGAAGATGGTGTTGTTGTAAATGATGGTGATTTAATCACTTTTACTACTGCCGAAGAAGTTATTGGTACTGCTGAACGCGTTTTCATGAAGTACAAAAACTTTCCAAATGATGTAAATCAAGGAGAAAGAATATTACTGGATGACGGTAAGTTAATTTTCGAAATCGTTTCGACAGATAAGAAAACAGAAGTTGTTGCAAGAGTTATACAAGGTGGTGAATTGAAATCTAAAAAAGGAGTTAACCTTCCTAATACAAAAATTTCACTTCCTGCATTGACAGAGAAAGATATTGCTGATGCTATTTTTGCTATTGGACAAAAAGTAGACTGGATTGCTCTTTCATTTGTAAAAACACCACAAGATTTAAAAGACTTACAAGATTTAATTGCTGAGCATTCAGACGTTAAAATTCCAATTATTGCCAAAATCGAGATGCCAGAAGCACTTGAAAACATGGACAAAATTGTAGCTTATTGTGATGCCTTAATGGTGGCGCGTGGAGATCTAGGTGTTGAATTACCTGCACACGAAGTTCCATTGGTACAAAAAGACTTGATTCGTAGAGCAAAAATGGCTCGTATTCCTGTAATTGTTGCAACACAAATGATGGAAACGATGATTACTAGCTTAACTCCAACAAGAGCTGAAGTAAATGACGTTGCTAACTCTGTAATGGATGGTGCTGATGCTGTAATGCTTTCTGGAGAAACTGCTGCTGGTAACTACCCAGTACAAGTTATTCAAAAAATGACACAAATTCTTGAAGCTGTAGAGAATTCTCCGCTTATTCAAGTGCCTCAAAATACACCTCAAATTAGAACGAAACGTTTTATCACTAAAACAATTTGTCGTCAAGCAGCTTTGATCGCCAACACAATTGGAGCTAAAGCAATTTGTACTATGACAAATTCAGGATACACTGCATTTCAAGTTTCGGCTTGGAGACCAAATGCTCATATCTTGGTTTTTACACCAAACAGAAGAATCCTTACTCAGTTGAGTTTATTATGGGGAGTGAGAACTTTTTATTATGACCAAGACAATAGTACAGATGATACAGTAACGGATGTAAAC
- a CDS encoding acyl carrier protein, translating into MSDIASRVKAIIVDKLGVDENEVVTEASFTNDLGADSLDTVELIMEFEKEFDIQIPDDQAENIATVGQAISYIEEAKK; encoded by the coding sequence ATGTCAGACATTGCATCAAGAGTAAAAGCGATTATCGTAGACAAATTAGGCGTTGACGAAAACGAAGTTGTAACAGAAGCAAGCTTCACTAATGACTTAGGAGCTGATTCGTTAGACACAGTTGAGCTTATTATGGAATTCGAAAAAGAATTTGATATCCAAATTCCAGATGATCAAGCAGAGAACATTGCTACTGTTGGTCAAGCTATTTCTTATATCGAAGAAGCTAAAAAATAA
- a CDS encoding IPExxxVDY family protein: MAIHKLNIGEFDEIDYCLIAIRTSLENYRLAYFINQRLPINLSMCSEDVQIHSKSGDTYFCRFYYHDDENEVVWNLIQNVNEVIHENQHVSPDLFSEMTMEVATKVYLLPEFKKADYFLKIENLNDSLTVENIKQKLNTIEEIETAYAVDTNQIKSKNNLIF, translated from the coding sequence ATGGCTATTCATAAATTAAATATTGGTGAATTTGACGAAATAGATTATTGCTTGATTGCTATTCGAACGTCTTTAGAAAATTACAGACTAGCGTATTTTATTAATCAAAGACTGCCCATCAATTTAAGTATGTGCAGTGAAGATGTTCAAATACACAGTAAATCTGGGGACACTTATTTTTGCAGGTTTTATTACCATGATGATGAAAATGAAGTGGTATGGAATCTGATTCAAAATGTAAATGAGGTCATTCATGAAAACCAACATGTATCACCAGATCTATTTTCAGAGATGACGATGGAAGTTGCTACTAAGGTTTATTTGCTACCTGAATTTAAAAAAGCAGATTATTTTTTAAAAATTGAAAACTTGAACGATAGTTTGACTGTCGAAAATATAAAACAAAAACTAAATACAATTGAGGAGATAGAAACTGCTTATGCCGTGGACACGAATCAAATTAAATCAAAAAACAATTTAATTTTCTAA
- the rnhA gene encoding ribonuclease HI gives MNYDVHIYTDGAAKGNPGNGGYGVVMEKPGTPYKKEFFEGFRHTTNNRMELLAVIVGLEKLKSPNTKVLVVSDSKYVIDSVVKKWVFGWEKKGYTGKKNPDLWKRFLLIYRKHQVDFKWVKGHNNHPQNERCDQLAVMASQSPTLSVDAFYEKEEAKLL, from the coding sequence ATGAACTACGACGTACATATATACACAGACGGCGCTGCAAAAGGAAATCCTGGTAATGGAGGTTATGGCGTTGTGATGGAGAAGCCAGGTACACCCTATAAAAAAGAGTTTTTTGAAGGCTTCCGTCATACGACCAATAATCGAATGGAATTGCTAGCCGTAATAGTGGGGCTAGAAAAATTGAAAAGCCCTAATACTAAAGTACTGGTCGTTTCAGATTCAAAGTACGTTATTGATTCTGTAGTGAAAAAATGGGTCTTTGGATGGGAGAAAAAAGGATATACCGGGAAGAAAAACCCAGACTTGTGGAAACGGTTTTTATTAATTTATAGAAAACATCAAGTTGATTTCAAATGGGTAAAAGGACATAATAATCATCCTCAAAACGAAAGATGTGACCAATTAGCCGTTATGGCTTCACAAAGTCCTACGCTTTCTGTAGATGCTTTTTACGAAAAAGAAGAAGCAAAACTTTTATAG
- the fabF gene encoding beta-ketoacyl-ACP synthase II: MELRRVVVTGLGALTPIGNTVEEFWNSLINGVSGAAPITYFDASKFKTKFACELKNFNVEDFIDRKEARRMDRYAQYAVVSTDEAMRDANFDMDTIDKDRAGVIWGSGIGGLETFQIEVLNFAAGDGTPKFNPFFIPKMIGDIACGHISIKYGFRGPNFGTVSACASSTNAIIDAFNYIRLGHADIMVTGGSEAAVTIAGMGGFNAMHALSTRNDDPTTASRPMDKDRDGFVLGEGAGALILEEYEHAIARGATIYCEVGGGGMSADAHHITAPHPEGIGARNVMLNCLRDAGLKPEDVDGVNMHGTSTPLGDIAESKAILQVFGEHAYTMNLNSTKSMTGHLLGAAGAVETISTILSMKHGIIPPTINHFTDDESIDQKLNFTFNKAQKRDMKVVMSNTFGFGGHNACVLMKKLEL, encoded by the coding sequence ATGGAATTAAGGCGAGTTGTTGTTACAGGTTTAGGTGCTCTTACTCCTATAGGAAACACGGTTGAAGAATTTTGGAACTCACTAATTAATGGGGTTAGCGGTGCTGCTCCTATTACTTATTTTGATGCTTCGAAGTTTAAAACAAAATTTGCATGCGAGTTAAAAAACTTTAATGTAGAAGATTTTATTGATCGTAAAGAGGCTAGAAGAATGGACCGTTACGCACAATATGCTGTTGTATCGACCGATGAAGCTATGAGAGATGCCAACTTTGACATGGATACGATTGATAAAGATCGTGCTGGTGTGATTTGGGGATCAGGAATTGGTGGATTAGAAACTTTTCAAATTGAAGTATTGAATTTTGCTGCGGGAGACGGAACGCCAAAATTCAACCCATTCTTTATCCCAAAAATGATTGGTGATATTGCTTGTGGTCATATTTCGATTAAATACGGCTTTAGAGGTCCTAATTTTGGAACTGTTTCTGCTTGTGCATCTTCTACAAATGCAATTATAGATGCTTTCAACTACATTCGTTTGGGTCATGCAGATATCATGGTAACAGGTGGATCTGAGGCAGCTGTCACTATTGCAGGTATGGGAGGTTTTAACGCTATGCATGCGTTATCAACACGTAATGACGACCCTACGACTGCTTCAAGACCTATGGACAAGGACAGAGACGGATTTGTACTAGGAGAAGGAGCTGGAGCATTAATCCTTGAAGAATATGAACACGCTATTGCACGTGGAGCGACTATTTACTGCGAAGTAGGTGGTGGTGGAATGTCTGCAGATGCGCACCATATCACGGCGCCACACCCTGAAGGGATTGGAGCTAGAAATGTAATGCTAAACTGTTTGAGAGACGCAGGTTTAAAACCTGAAGATGTAGACGGTGTAAACATGCACGGAACATCAACACCTCTTGGAGATATTGCAGAATCAAAAGCAATTTTACAAGTTTTTGGAGAGCATGCTTATACCATGAACTTGAATTCTACAAAATCTATGACAGGTCACCTTTTGGGTGCCGCAGGAGCTGTAGAAACAATTTCGACGATCCTTTCTATGAAACATGGAATTATACCTCCAACTATCAATCATTTTACAGATGATGAAAGTATTGACCAAAAATTAAACTTCACGTTTAATAAAGCTCAAAAACGAGACATGAAGGTCGTTATGAGTAACACATTTGGATTTGGTGGGCACAATGCTTGTGTATTGATGAAAAAATTAGAATTGTAA
- the rnc gene encoding ribonuclease III: protein MSIFKKIFSKSRRPSEDGIFFEAIQKIIGFAPQNIEHYQKAFTHRSINKLSADGNPINYERLEFLGDAMLSAVIAGHLFEKAPLGDEGYLTKMRSKIVSREHLNELGKDLNLIQFVQSKVPVNHFGENIHGNIFESLVGAIYLDRGYEYCEKFIQKRVVEPYVDISRLEGKVISYKSLVIEWCQKEKRIFHYDIFEDNAIDGQRLFGVKLSIDDKVIAKARATSKKKAEEKASQRAYFAFQSQMDKK, encoded by the coding sequence ATGAGTATTTTCAAAAAAATATTTTCTAAATCCCGTCGTCCTAGCGAAGACGGGATTTTTTTTGAAGCTATCCAGAAAATTATAGGATTTGCACCTCAAAATATAGAGCACTACCAAAAAGCATTTACACATCGATCCATCAACAAATTATCTGCAGATGGGAACCCGATTAACTATGAACGCTTAGAGTTTTTGGGAGATGCGATGTTGAGTGCTGTTATTGCAGGACACTTATTCGAAAAAGCACCTCTTGGCGATGAAGGATATTTGACCAAAATGCGATCAAAAATTGTGAGTAGAGAGCATTTAAATGAATTAGGCAAAGACTTAAACTTAATTCAGTTTGTACAGAGCAAAGTGCCCGTAAATCATTTTGGAGAAAACATACACGGAAATATATTTGAATCTCTTGTTGGAGCTATCTACCTCGACAGAGGATATGAATACTGCGAGAAATTCATTCAAAAAAGAGTGGTTGAACCTTACGTAGATATTTCGAGATTAGAAGGCAAAGTGATTAGTTATAAAAGCTTAGTAATCGAATGGTGTCAAAAAGAAAAACGAATTTTCCACTATGACATTTTCGAAGATAATGCTATTGATGGTCAGCGACTGTTTGGTGTAAAATTGAGTATTGACGATAAAGTAATTGCAAAAGCAAGAGCAACCTCAAAAAAGAAGGCTGAAGAAAAAGCATCGCAACGCGCTTACTTCGCGTTTCAATCTCAAATGGATAAAAAGTAG
- a CDS encoding phosphoribosylglycinamide formyltransferase encodes MKKIVIFASGSGSNAENIIKYFNSNEKAEVVGVFTNNPKAGVIERVKKLHIDALVFSKEELFEGKILSSLRDLQPDLIVLAGFLLKFPESIIAEFPNNVINVHPALLPKFGGKGMYGMNVHRAVVENKETESGITIHYVNENYDEGAIIFQKSFAINSSDTAEDVADKIHDLEFNNFPVVIGQVLGL; translated from the coding sequence ATGAAAAAAATTGTGATTTTCGCCTCTGGTTCGGGGTCTAATGCTGAAAATATTATTAAATATTTCAATTCTAATGAAAAAGCCGAAGTTGTGGGGGTTTTTACAAATAACCCAAAAGCAGGTGTAATTGAACGTGTAAAAAAGTTGCATATTGATGCCCTTGTTTTTTCAAAAGAAGAGCTTTTTGAAGGTAAAATCTTAAGTTCACTCCGTGATTTACAACCAGATTTAATCGTTTTAGCGGGTTTTCTATTAAAATTCCCTGAATCAATCATAGCAGAATTCCCTAATAATGTCATTAATGTTCACCCTGCTTTGTTGCCAAAATTTGGAGGAAAGGGAATGTATGGAATGAATGTACACAGAGCTGTAGTCGAAAATAAAGAAACAGAGTCAGGTATTACAATTCATTATGTCAATGAAAACTATGATGAAGGAGCTATAATTTTCCAAAAGAGTTTTGCGATTAATTCAAGTGATACTGCCGAAGATGTAGCGGATAAGATTCATGACTTAGAATTCAATAATTTTCCAGTAGTAATTGGTCAAGTTTTAGGACTATAA